CGCGCGGCGGCAGAGGACGACGAGGACGGCGACGACGAGGACGAGGACGACGACGCGGCTGCCGCCGGGGATCCCGCGCCCATCCCCATCTCCACCGAGCAGGTCGCGCTCGCGGTCGACCGGGCGCTGCTCCGCTACGACCGCAACGGCGACGAGCACTACGACGTCATCAGCGCGTTCATCAAGTCGATCCGCGGATCCGACGTCGACGCCGCGCTGCACTACCTCGCCCGCATGATCGAGGCGGGGGAGGACCCGCGCTTCATCGCCCGGCGGATCATCGTCTCGGCCTCCGAGGACATCGGGCTCGCCGACCCGCAGGCGCTCGTCGTCGCGGTGGCGGCCGCCGACGCGGTGCAGCTCATCGGCATGCCCGAGGGGCGGATCCCGCTGGCGCAGGCGGTCGTGCACCTCGCGACCGCGCCCAAGTCGAACGCCTCCTACCTCGGCATCGACCAGGCGATCGCGGACGTGCGCGCCGGCGCCTTCGGCCGCGTGCCCCTGCACCTCCGCGACGCCCACTACCCGGGCGCGAAGCGGCTCGGGCACGGCAAGGGCTACCGCTATCCGCACGACGCGGACATCGGCGTCGTGACGCAGCAGTACCTCCCGGACGAGCTCGTCGGACGCACCTACTACTCGCCCACGCAGCACGGGCACGAGCGCGACCTGTCGGCCCGGCTGGAGAAGCTGCGGCGCATCGTCCGCGGCGGGTGATCCCGGCGCGGCGCATCCCCGGGATCGCGCCGATCGCGTGCTAAGCTTGCTGACGCCTCAATCGGGTGTCGCGTGCGGCTGCGTCGACATCATGATCAAGGGACACGTCCTGTAGCCGGACGACCCGTGGCGAATCCCTCTACTTCCGCAGGACACCGCATCAGCGGTCTCGTGTCGTCGCGCGCCCATGCGTGTGCGCGGACGCCCTGCATCATCCGTAGTCAGAGACTTTCTCCCTGGAAGGAAAACGTGTCCACCAAGTCACGCACCCGCAGCAAGACCCGCCTCTCCCGCGCGCTGGGCATCCCGCTCACGCCGAAGGCGGCCAAGTACCTCGAGAAGCGCCCCTACGCGCCGGGTGAGCACGGCCGGTCCAAGCGCAAGCAGGACAGCGACTACGCCGTCCGCCTGCGCGAGAAGCAGCGTCTGCGCGCCCAGTACGGCATCCGCGAGGCCCAGCTCAAGATCGCCTTCCAGGAGGCGCGTCGCACGCAGGGCCTGACCGGTGAGAACCTCGTCGAGATCCTCGAGCAGCGCCTCGACGCGCTCGTCGTCCGCTCCGGCCTCGCGCGCACCACGGCGCAGGCCCGCCAGCTCGTCGTGCACCGCCACATCATGGTCGACGGCAAGATCGTCGACCGCCCCTCCTTCCGCGTGAAGGCCGGCCAGATGATCCACGTCAAGCCGCGCTCCGAGGGCACCGAGCCCTTCCAGGTCGCCGCCGCCGGCGGTCACGCCGACGTGCTGCCGAAGCTCCCCTCGTACCTCGAGGTCGAGCTCGACAAGCTGCAGGCCCGCCTCGTGCGCCTGCCGAAGCGCGCCGAGGTCCCCGTGACCTGCGAGGTCCAGCTGGTCGTCGAGTACTACGCGGCACGCTAAGCACCGCATCACCGTCCGCGAGGCGGGTCGCCCATCCGGGTGGCCCGCCTCTCGGCGTCTCCGGGCGGGAGGCGATCCTGGAGCCGCCCGACGCGGGTCGCGCCGGGCCCGGCCGGTAGGATCGCCCTCGGCCCCCGCCGGCCTCCGCACCGCACGTCACCTCCATCTGGGGGCAGCTCCCGGAAGGGGAGAAGCATGAAGAACCTCGTCCTCATCGTCGTGGGGGTCGCCATCGGCTTCGCCGTCGCCCACGTGGTCGACCGCACGCCGGCCGGGCACCGCCTCCTCCAGGGCGTCGACGCCCGTGCCCGCCGGTTCGGCGAGGCCGTCGAGGACGGCTACCGCCGCCGCGAGGCCGAGCTCCGCTCCGCCGTGGGCGAGGCCGAGGACACCATCACCGAGCTGGGAAAGCAGTAGGACCGCATGCAGACCGCAGACATCCGCAACGCCTGGCTGACGTACTTCGGCGACCGGGGGCACACCGTCGTGCCGTCGGCGTCGCTCGTCAGCGACGACCCGACCCTGCTGTTCACGGTGGCCGGCATGGTGCCGTTCGTGCCGTACCTCACGGGCGTCGTCCCCGCGCCGTTCCCGCGCGCCACGAGCGTCCAGAAGTGCATCCGCACGCTCGACATCGAGGAGGTCGGCCGCACGCCGCGGCACGGCACCTTCTTCCAGATGAACGGCAACTTCTCCTTCGGCGACTACTTCAAGGAGCAGGCCATCGCGTACGCGTGGGAGCTCCTCACGACGAGCGAGGCCGACGGCGGCCTCGGCTTCGACCCCCGGGACCTCTGGGTCACCGTCTACCACGAGGACGACGAGGCGCGTCAGGCGTGGAAGCGCATCGCGGGCCTGCCGGACGACCGGATCCAGGGCCTGGGTCGCGACACGAACTACTGGCACACCGGCCAGCCCGGCCCCGCGGGCCCCTGCTCGGAGATCTTCTTCGACCGCGGCCCCGCGTACGGCGCCGACGGCGGCCCGGCGACCGACGACGACCGCTACGTGGAGATCTGGAACCTCGTCTTCATGCAGTACCTGCGCGGAGCGGGCACGAGCAAGAGCGAGTTCGAGATCCTCGGCGACCTGCCCAAGAAGAACATCGACACCGGCATGGGGCTCGAGCGCGTCGCGTTCCTCAAGCAGGGCGTCGAGAACATGTACGAGATCGACCAGGTCCGCCCCGTGCTCGACCGCGCGGCCGAGCTCGCGGGCCGCCGCTACGGCGCCGACCACGAGGACGACGTGCGCATGCGCATCGTCGCCGACCACGTGCGCTCCTCGCTCATGCTCATGTCCGACGGCGTGCGGCCGTCCAACGAGGGGCGCGGCTACATCCTGCGCCGCCTCATGCGCCGCACCGTGCGCGCGATGCGCCTGATGGGCGTGGACGCCGCGACCTTCGGCGAGCTGTTCCCCGCGTCGCGCGACGCCATGAAGGCCGCCTACCCCGAGGTCTCCGACGACTTCGACCGCATCTCCCGCCTCGCGTACGCGGAGGAGGAGACCTTCCTCCGCACGCTCTCGGGCGGCACGACGATCCTCGACGTGGCCGTCGGCGAGACGAAGGCGGCCGGCGGCGAGCGGATCGCGGGCGACACCGCGTTCCTCCTGCACGACACGTTCGGCTTCCCCATCGACCTCACGCTCGAGATGGCGGAGGAGAACGGCCTCACGGTCGACCGCGAGGCCTTCGACCGCCTGATGCTCGAGCAGCGCACGCGCGCCAAGGCCGACGCCAAGAGCAAGAAGACCGCGCTGGCCGACCTCACCGTCTACAGCGAGTTCCGCGCGGCGGGCGAGACGCGCTTCACCGGGTACGACGAGCTCGAGACGGGCACCACGATCCTGGGCCTCATCGTGGGCGGCCACAGCGTCGACCACGCGGTCGCGGGCGACATCGCGGAGGTCATCCTCCCCGAGACGAGCCTCTACGCGGAGTCCGGCGGCCAGGAGGCCGACGCGGGCAGCATCGTCGGCCAGGGCTTCGACCTCGAGGTGCTCGACGTGCAGAAGCCCGTGAAGGGCCTCATCAGCCACCGCGTGCAGGTGCGCTCGGGCGAGGTGGGCGTCGGCGACGCCGCCACCACGGTCGTCGACGCCGACTGGCGCCGTGGCGCGACCCAGGCGCACTCGGGCACGCACCTCGTGCACGCCGCGCTGCGCCAGGTGCTCGGCCAGGACGCGCACCAGTCCGGCTCCTACAACCGGGCCGGCTACATGCGCCTCGACTTCGCCTGGAACCAGGCGCTGTCGGCGGAGACGCGCAGCGAGATCGAGGACATCGCGAACGGCGCCGTGCGCGACGACCTGCAGGTCGTGACGCGGGTCATGCCGATCGACGAGGCCAAGCAGCTCGGCGCCATGGCGCTGTTCGGCGAGAAGTACGGCGACACCGTGCGCGTCGTCGACATCGGCGGACCGTGGTCGCGCGAGCTCTGCGCCGGCACGCACGTGTCGTCCAGCGCGCAGATCGGGCTCATCAACGTGGTGGGGGAGTCGTCCGTCGGATCCACCAACCGCCGCATCGAGTCCCTCGTCGGCCGCGAGGCGTTCCAGGACCTCGCCGTCGAGCGCGCGATCGTGTCGCAGCTCACCTCGAGCCTCAAGACGCCGCGCGAGCAGCTGCCCGACCGCATCGCCGACCTCATGCAGAACCTCAAGACCGCGGAGAGGCGCATCGCCGACTTCGAGGCGCAGGCGCTGCAGCAGCGCGTGCCGGCGCTCCTCCAGCAGGGCGCGCGCGTGGGCGCCGTCACGCTGATCCAGGAGTCGCTCGGCAGCGTGCGCTCGGCCGACGAGGTCCGACAGCTGGTGACCCTCGTGCGGGAGCGCGCGGGATCCGAGCCCGTCGTGGTCGCCCTCGCGGGTGACGCGGGCGGCAAGCCGACCGTCATCGTGGCCACGAACCAGGCCGCGCGCGACGCCGGCGCCAAGGCCGGGCAGCTCGCCCGCGCGGCGGCGGCGGTGCTCGGCGGCGGCGGGGGCGGCAAGGACGACCTCGCGCAGGGCGGCGGATCCGACGTCGCGGCCATCGGCGACGCGCTGGCCGCGGTCCGCCGGGCGCTCGAGTCCTGATGCGCGTCGGGTCCCGCCTCGCGGTCGACGTGGGGAAGGCCCGCATCGGCCTCGCCCGGTCGGATCCGCACGGGCTGATCGCGACGCCCGTCGAGACCGTGCCGCGCGACGCGGGCGGCTCGGCGGACGTGCGGCGCATCCTCGAGGTGGCCGCCGAGATCGACTGCGCGGAGATCCTCGTGGGCCTGCCGCTCGCCCTGTCGGGC
The genomic region above belongs to Clavibacter phaseoli and contains:
- a CDS encoding replication-associated recombination protein A codes for the protein MTDTRPGLRSGATPLAVRMRPRSLDEVTGQRHLLTPGSPLVSLASDVAGEQGSVSIILWGPPGTGKTTLAQAIAHGSSRRFVELSAVTAGVRDVRQVMEKALSDRDLFGVSTVLFLDEIHRFTKAQQDALLPGVENGWVILIAATTENPSFSVISPLLSRSLLLTLEQLDDDDLGVLVDRAVADDRGLGGRFALDDDARAMIIRLASGDARRALTALEAAAVSAQADASGKARAAAEDDEDGDDEDEDDDAAAAGDPAPIPISTEQVALAVDRALLRYDRNGDEHYDVISAFIKSIRGSDVDAALHYLARMIEAGEDPRFIARRIIVSASEDIGLADPQALVVAVAAADAVQLIGMPEGRIPLAQAVVHLATAPKSNASYLGIDQAIADVRAGAFGRVPLHLRDAHYPGAKRLGHGKGYRYPHDADIGVVTQQYLPDELVGRTYYSPTQHGHERDLSARLEKLRRIVRGG
- the alaS gene encoding alanine--tRNA ligase, with product MQTADIRNAWLTYFGDRGHTVVPSASLVSDDPTLLFTVAGMVPFVPYLTGVVPAPFPRATSVQKCIRTLDIEEVGRTPRHGTFFQMNGNFSFGDYFKEQAIAYAWELLTTSEADGGLGFDPRDLWVTVYHEDDEARQAWKRIAGLPDDRIQGLGRDTNYWHTGQPGPAGPCSEIFFDRGPAYGADGGPATDDDRYVEIWNLVFMQYLRGAGTSKSEFEILGDLPKKNIDTGMGLERVAFLKQGVENMYEIDQVRPVLDRAAELAGRRYGADHEDDVRMRIVADHVRSSLMLMSDGVRPSNEGRGYILRRLMRRTVRAMRLMGVDAATFGELFPASRDAMKAAYPEVSDDFDRISRLAYAEEETFLRTLSGGTTILDVAVGETKAAGGERIAGDTAFLLHDTFGFPIDLTLEMAEENGLTVDREAFDRLMLEQRTRAKADAKSKKTALADLTVYSEFRAAGETRFTGYDELETGTTILGLIVGGHSVDHAVAGDIAEVILPETSLYAESGGQEADAGSIVGQGFDLEVLDVQKPVKGLISHRVQVRSGEVGVGDAATTVVDADWRRGATQAHSGTHLVHAALRQVLGQDAHQSGSYNRAGYMRLDFAWNQALSAETRSEIEDIANGAVRDDLQVVTRVMPIDEAKQLGAMALFGEKYGDTVRVVDIGGPWSRELCAGTHVSSSAQIGLINVVGESSVGSTNRRIESLVGREAFQDLAVERAIVSQLTSSLKTPREQLPDRIADLMQNLKTAERRIADFEAQALQQRVPALLQQGARVGAVTLIQESLGSVRSADEVRQLVTLVRERAGSEPVVVALAGDAGGKPTVIVATNQAARDAGAKAGQLARAAAAVLGGGGGGKDDLAQGGGSDVAAIGDALAAVRRALES
- the rpsD gene encoding 30S ribosomal protein S4, translated to MSTKSRTRSKTRLSRALGIPLTPKAAKYLEKRPYAPGEHGRSKRKQDSDYAVRLREKQRLRAQYGIREAQLKIAFQEARRTQGLTGENLVEILEQRLDALVVRSGLARTTAQARQLVVHRHIMVDGKIVDRPSFRVKAGQMIHVKPRSEGTEPFQVAAAGGHADVLPKLPSYLEVELDKLQARLVRLPKRAEVPVTCEVQLVVEYYAAR